A region of Fibrobacter succinogenes subsp. succinogenes S85 DNA encodes the following proteins:
- a CDS encoding acyltransferase family protein gives MELRESRITKRIAWIDICKALAISLVALGHMQSIYLVNETIFAFAMPAFFFLSGYTFERSANAPFLELLRKKFCSLVIPYFGFSAILFAFWFLVRRNFGLSYETHATVTDVLMQILCGTNSTFFVTPLWFLTCLFVVEILFWCLLRIRKKFLRVTIIALLFIPGLIYWTYMDMLQLPHVFWNLDQACFFLSCLAIGFVSSKKNLAEKLLYSLKCNLFVILTSVLVFSLALMARERTTSLLTFVAMQAMMTFSSLLAFVAICKSIRERAVLNFIGQNTITILALHIMVQSILRGVLFKVFHVAPEWIESSLLVSVVLTIVTIAALVPVILLINRFTPWLAGKRLSALK, from the coding sequence ATGGAACTTCGCGAATCCCGCATCACAAAACGCATCGCCTGGATTGACATTTGCAAGGCTCTCGCCATTAGCTTGGTCGCACTCGGCCACATGCAATCTATTTACCTTGTCAATGAAACCATTTTCGCTTTTGCCATGCCCGCGTTCTTTTTCCTCTCCGGCTACACTTTTGAACGCTCGGCGAACGCTCCATTCCTAGAACTCCTCCGAAAAAAGTTCTGCAGCCTAGTCATCCCGTACTTTGGATTTTCTGCGATACTCTTTGCGTTCTGGTTCCTCGTGCGCCGTAATTTTGGCCTGTCGTACGAGACTCATGCGACAGTCACTGATGTCTTGATGCAGATTTTATGCGGGACGAACAGCACTTTCTTTGTCACGCCCCTGTGGTTTTTGACTTGCCTTTTTGTGGTAGAAATCCTCTTTTGGTGCTTGCTCCGCATTCGGAAAAAGTTCCTGAGGGTAACCATAATTGCGTTGCTTTTTATTCCGGGACTTATTTACTGGACCTATATGGACATGTTGCAATTGCCGCATGTTTTCTGGAATTTGGACCAGGCGTGTTTTTTCCTTTCTTGCCTAGCTATTGGTTTTGTCTCGTCAAAGAAAAATTTGGCTGAAAAGCTACTTTATTCTTTGAAATGTAATTTGTTTGTAATTTTGACTTCTGTACTTGTGTTCTCGCTTGCGCTTATGGCTCGAGAAAGAACGACCTCGTTGTTGACTTTTGTCGCCATGCAGGCGATGATGACTTTTTCTAGTTTGCTCGCTTTTGTTGCGATTTGCAAATCCATTCGCGAAAGAGCTGTCCTGAATTTTATCGGGCAGAATACGATTACGATTTTGGCGTTGCATATCATGGTGCAAAGCATTTTGCGTGGCGTGCTCTTCAAGGTTTTCCATGTGGCGCCTGAATGGATTGAATCTTCGCTATTGGTAAGTGTTGTGTTGACTATCGTGACGATTGCAGCTCTCGTTCCCGTCATTCTGCTTATCAACAGATTCACCCCCTGGCTCGCCGGGAAAAGGCTTAGTGCTCTCAAATGA
- the cmk gene encoding (d)CMP kinase has translation MSNSENFVIALDGGSGTGKSTTAKIIAKKLGITYLDTGAMYRAVTLAALEKGLPAEEGAAMDELLSNLTLGFDSENHVLINGVSRESEIRGMKVSSNVSIYCALPSVRAAMTKQQREIGKKQSCILDGRDIGTVVFPDAKYKFFMVTDVKVRAERRYKELLEKGEKVTLEEVLNNLVERDRLDSSRATAPLKKADDAIEIDTTHISIEQQVQKILDYVGVVA, from the coding sequence ATGAGTAATTCGGAAAATTTTGTTATCGCCCTTGATGGGGGCTCTGGCACAGGCAAGAGTACCACTGCAAAGATTATTGCAAAGAAATTGGGCATTACCTACCTCGACACAGGTGCGATGTACCGCGCCGTGACGCTTGCCGCCCTCGAAAAGGGTTTGCCGGCCGAAGAAGGTGCTGCCATGGACGAATTGCTCTCTAACCTCACACTCGGGTTCGACTCCGAAAATCATGTGCTCATCAACGGTGTTTCCCGCGAAAGCGAAATCCGTGGCATGAAGGTTTCCAGTAATGTGAGCATCTACTGCGCCCTCCCGTCTGTCCGCGCCGCAATGACTAAGCAGCAGCGCGAAATCGGCAAAAAACAGAGCTGCATTTTGGATGGCCGCGATATCGGAACCGTCGTTTTCCCCGATGCGAAGTACAAGTTTTTTATGGTGACGGACGTGAAGGTCCGCGCCGAACGCCGCTACAAGGAACTCCTTGAAAAAGGCGAAAAAGTTACCCTCGAAGAAGTCCTCAACAATCTGGTCGAACGCGACCGCCTGGACTCCTCTCGTGCGACCGCCCCGTTGAAGAAGGCGGACGATGCTATTGAAATTGACACTACACACATCTCAATCGAACAACAGGTTCAAAAGATTCTCGACTACGTAGGTGTAGTGGCGTAG
- the rpsA gene encoding 30S ribosomal protein S1 gives MSQNLKFGTQEDLEEILAAQGECSPDFRKANADVYAGMGYLEQGKLVTGKISQVNDQEVLVDVNYKSEGVIDRAEFKDTDSLELGSEIEVFVEKLEDEDGRLILSKQKADFVRVWDRIHAAFENNEVVRGTLTKRIKGGVVVDLFGIDAFLPGSQIDLRQIPDINALIGQEFDLKVIKVNKARRNIVVSRRVVLEEERNKQRGDVLETLEKNQVRKGIVKNITDFGAFIDLGGVDGLLHITDMSYKRINHPSEMLQLGQEVEVMVLDFNDKKERISLGMKQLKPHPWKDIAERYPEGAIVKGKVVSITDYGAFVELDSGVEGLIHVSEMSWTQHVKHPSKILTVGQEVEAVVLKVEEDAERISLGMKQLESDPWDSIETELPPGARVVGEIRNIASFGAFVEIKEGVDGLIHVSDMSWTKKITHPNEMVKKGDKVECVVLAVDKEKRRISLSMKHLTEDPWDSIDSTYPVDSEVKGKIVRMLDRGVVVELADGIEGFIPVSKLTAEYIKVPADAFKVGDEVPAVVTEIDQNNRKIYLSVVDYFKNRESAELKAWMDSHKPGENGTTIGEAVAPKKKASKKKAEKSEEAEA, from the coding sequence ATGTCTCAAAATCTCAAATTCGGAACTCAAGAAGATCTCGAAGAAATTCTCGCCGCTCAGGGTGAATGCTCCCCGGACTTCCGCAAGGCCAACGCTGACGTCTATGCCGGCATGGGCTACCTCGAACAGGGCAAGCTCGTCACGGGTAAGATCAGCCAGGTGAACGACCAGGAAGTTCTCGTCGACGTGAACTACAAGTCCGAAGGCGTTATTGATCGCGCCGAATTCAAGGATACTGATTCTCTCGAACTCGGTTCCGAAATCGAAGTGTTCGTCGAAAAGCTCGAAGACGAAGACGGTCGCCTCATCCTCTCCAAGCAGAAGGCTGACTTCGTTCGCGTGTGGGATCGCATCCACGCTGCATTCGAAAACAACGAAGTCGTACGCGGCACTCTCACGAAGCGCATCAAGGGCGGCGTTGTCGTCGACCTCTTTGGCATCGATGCCTTCCTCCCGGGCTCTCAGATCGACCTCCGTCAGATTCCGGACATCAACGCTCTTATCGGCCAGGAATTCGACCTCAAGGTTATCAAGGTCAACAAGGCTCGTCGCAATATCGTCGTTTCTCGCCGTGTCGTTCTCGAAGAAGAACGCAACAAGCAGCGTGGCGACGTTCTCGAAACTCTCGAGAAGAACCAGGTCCGCAAGGGTATTGTCAAGAACATCACCGACTTCGGTGCATTCATCGACCTTGGCGGCGTAGATGGCCTCCTCCACATCACCGACATGAGCTACAAGCGCATCAACCACCCGTCCGAAATGCTCCAGCTCGGCCAGGAAGTCGAAGTTATGGTTCTCGACTTCAACGACAAGAAGGAACGCATCTCTCTCGGCATGAAGCAGCTTAAGCCGCATCCGTGGAAGGATATCGCCGAACGTTATCCGGAAGGCGCTATCGTCAAGGGTAAGGTTGTTTCCATCACTGATTACGGTGCATTCGTCGAACTCGACAGCGGTGTTGAAGGTCTCATCCACGTTTCTGAAATGTCCTGGACCCAGCACGTCAAGCACCCGTCCAAAATCCTCACCGTCGGTCAGGAAGTCGAAGCTGTTGTTCTCAAGGTTGAAGAAGATGCAGAACGTATCTCTCTCGGCATGAAGCAGCTCGAATCTGATCCGTGGGATTCTATCGAAACTGAACTTCCGCCGGGCGCACGCGTCGTCGGTGAAATCCGCAACATCGCTTCCTTCGGCGCATTCGTCGAAATCAAGGAAGGTGTTGATGGCCTCATCCACGTCTCTGACATGTCCTGGACCAAGAAGATCACCCACCCGAACGAAATGGTCAAGAAGGGTGACAAGGTTGAATGCGTCGTTCTCGCCGTCGATAAGGAAAAGCGCCGCATTTCTCTCTCCATGAAGCACCTCACCGAAGACCCGTGGGATTCTATCGATTCCACCTACCCGGTTGACTCCGAAGTCAAGGGCAAGATCGTTCGCATGCTCGACCGCGGCGTCGTGGTTGAACTCGCTGACGGTATCGAAGGCTTCATCCCGGTCTCCAAGCTCACCGCTGAATACATCAAGGTTCCGGCCGATGCATTCAAGGTTGGCGACGAAGTTCCGGCTGTCGTGACCGAAATCGATCAGAACAACCGCAAGATCTATCTCTCCGTTGTTGACTACTTCAAGAACCGTGAATCCGCTGAACTCAAGGCTTGGATGGACTCCCACAAGCCGGGCGAAAACGGCACCACGATTGGCGAAGCTGTTGCTCCGAAGAAGAAGGCTTCCAAGAAGAAGGCTGAAAAGTCCGAAGAAGCTGAAGCTTAA